In Mangifera indica cultivar Alphonso chromosome 7, CATAS_Mindica_2.1, whole genome shotgun sequence, the genomic window ATATCTTTCATACTCCCAAAGTCATCTCCAACAACATCCCACATCTTCTCCTTACCATCATAATACTTAGAGTTAACCCTTGACAATAAACGAAGATTGTtatgaacaaaaaccaaatcttttgcacgttttgaaattaatttattcctttgaattgaatgaatgaaGGAATAAGTACTCTAATTTCTTTCACAACAAGAGGAGGAACTAGGTTGTCCAAGTACTCAAAATGCTAACTTTTGAAGCAATAGAGCATTCGAACCAAAACATGCCCACCACTTCATCGGTTCTGTATTAAATCTAGCACTAATTGAGTCAGGATCTTCAAACAGTCCACTTTTGAGGGAGAAGTTAGCATACTCATCCAATGCTTTAAAACGCTCATCTTCAGAAAAGATCCTTCTAAAACATTTGTTCCTCTCAATAGATACTTCCCCATCCATATGAGGAGGCACTCCACCTTCAACTCCTTCAAGCTATTGTTCACTGTAAAACCTtcacaaataatagatatatcaaatagttaacaaattaatactcaatttaataaataaatatatcaaataagtatgaaaaaaatatataattcaattagatatttactTTAGATTCAATGAATGAGCTAGACAATGGAGTGGAGTATTACTTTTTGCCCAACgatcataaagaatattatagaTCACTGAATAGAAAGGAGAATCTTGGGTAGGAAACTTTCCTCCATGTTCATAAATAATCGATTTAACCTTTTCAATCATAGAATCCCAATTCCCATAAACCAAATGAAGACATGACTTATTTGTATCACACATtcgaatcatatcataaatcgGTGCAGCAAAAGCAAGAATATAATTGACCTTCGCCCACCAATTCTCATCCAACACCTTATCACAAACAAATCTTGCTTTGCCTTGATCGTCTTCTCTATATTGTGCCCATTGTTCACTTACAATCATTGATTCTAAAGCacccttaattaatttaaatcttttgagcATAATAATAACAGAAGCAAAACTAGTGTCCGCAACTAAAAGTAATTTCAAAGGACTAAATCGATTAAACATAGTCAATCGCATTGAATGGTTCATTATGAAGTTTTTAATTCCCATAACATCACCATAAACATCAGTTATCCaatgacattcatcatatgtctCTTGATTAGATTCCACATTTTTAGCTgcacatatatttttcaaagctagaTTCAAAGTATGCACAACACATGGAGTCCAATAAATATGTGGAAACATACCTTCAATGATTTCCCCAGCACCTTTacaatttttagcattatcagtTATTACTTAAACTACTTTTTGATGACCAACCTCATCAATTATCtccttcaataaatttttaatgaaatatttatctttaacttcacCTGCACAATTAACAGCTTTAATAAACATCGGGCCTGATTCACAAACAACCATGAAGTTAATTAAAGGTCTCCCTTATGGGTCACTTCATCCATCACTAACAATACTAACCTTTTTTTTCCATCCAAGTGCTTTTAATAGGTTCCAATAACCTTTccacatttgttttctcttacTGAAGTAGTGtagttcttaatttattgtaccCAGGAGGCACATAACCACCCAATGAATGATTAGCTGCAAATGAAAAGGCACTAATATAGTTTGGAttcctagcaaaattaaaaggaagaCCACCAGTGTAAAACATTCTAGCAATTTTCTCATCTAATTGAgctctagtttgtatgtcaaaagatttagcaataggagaatcatcaacttttctcttctttgaaaaaatatttgaccCACTCGGTGACGGTAAGGATAAAGACAATGATTGATTTACATTAATAGTACTACTAGGCAATGACACTTCCTTAGGTTGAGAATTATAAATCTTATTGGTAGcttcatcatctaattttctcatttttactcaatctTCAAATTTTACTTTAGAACAAGCACCGATTCCTTTCCCCGTAATTTTTAATAGGTAAGCTTTAACTCTAGTATAAGTCTCTTGTCTTtctttatgacaaaaattacaaacccatTTGCATGTACCCCCTGATTCTCcaagtttctcaatttttgtgacATATTTCCATAATGGATTTTGGTCTTCATCATTATTCCTTTTTGCAGAACCcacactactactactactacttttAGAATTAGAACTTTCCTTACCAGTAGCAAAATCCATTAATGATTAACCCAAATTCAGTATCACCGACAATTtgctaaaatttatcaaaaaaatcaaccaaatcacATAAATCACCGACTATTCTTCTTGACAGCTTACTACACAActgaaataaaatcacaaattgaaaacataaataaatcaatttaattataggaaaacttttatctataaataatattcaaatcaaacatgaaTAACTAAATTACAGAGtataaaattattcgattaaattatataaaatcaaatattcaataattattaataaaataaattatggattataattacaaattatattcatgaaTAACTTATGTgggagtgtgtatatatatattgcaaaaattaaccaaattgcattgatatatatatatatatatatatatatatatatatatatatatttcaggGGGAATAgagcatataaaataatttaatgttttaaaatatattttataataaattagaattcaaacGTTGACACATCTGGAAGAAAGCATGCATTGACTaagatatataaaatctttgagCATAAAAGCAGGCATGTgggagtatatatataataatttaatatatgttttataataaaataaaaatcttggaaaactaacaaatctGAAAGAGGCATGCAGAATTATAGTCTTGGAATAgagaatatataataaattaataagtattttataaaaagaaattaatgttGGGAGTAGAGatgcattaaattaaaatccatATAAACTTATTTGTATAATAGAAGGCAAGAAAAATGCACACTTTTTTCAGagagttttctttcttccagCAACTgttcagagaagaagaagacgcctAAGAGAttgacagcaaagaagagaagataaTCTAATGCATAGGAaactgtttttattatttactttcaaaatCCTTTCAGAATCCTTTTATGATACACTTTCAGAATCCTTGTATACATAGGAAATTGTTTCTGTTAAAGAAACGTGTTccccttttatttaaaattaccgAAACGGCCCCGAAATGTTTCGTACCAGTTTTAGGCCGCTTCAGAAACTGAAACATTTTGGATTCATTGAAACACACATTGTTGTGCGTTTCCGTGTTTCTTAGGTTTTCGGGACATATCCTAAGGAACACTTTAATTGTTTAGTTGGTGTCGGCCTCTTTACGGATATTTTACACCATAGACCAGTTCTAGGACCATAGTCATATTGCATTGTCTATGTGTTATGCAGATCCTCTTTTGACTCCCATGAGCACCTTTTCTTCAATTATGCTTTGTCCTTCTATGTATGGAAGGAAGTCTCAAACAAGACATTTATGGCCTAACTAGCTCTCCAATTGTTCTCTTAGCTCTAGTGGATTGCCACTCACCTATGTCACAAAGATGACTTCAAGTACATTATTGCATAGTTAGTTCTCTAAACCATAATCTATTTCTTATGGTATAAGCGGACTAACTAGATATTCTACCAGTAGCATAGCTCCCGTAGGAccatcattattgatatttttggcTTATATGAGCCAAGATTCATGATATAGCCTCCAAGTTTGAGATTCCACCATTACTTGGAGCCATTTGGCATGTAATTTGATTTTCATCTTTAGTATTAGATTTTGTTGTTGGTTTTAGATTGTTGTTTGGTTGGACTTCTGCTTTTTTATTTCAGTCTTGTCCTCCAATTGGGATTGAATTTAATAAGGGGAAATATATAATTGTTGTTGTTGGATTGTTGTATTAGGAGAACTCCCACCcttgattttttctttcttttgtattGGCACTACAATTGTAAAAAGGTAGGTTTTCTAACGTCATTCAACCATTACTTGGGGTATTTCCCTTGGACTTTGTgttaacaatagaaaaatactactttgtatattattttatctaatttagaAGAGTTTGTACAAAAGGGCAATTAtacaagaatgaaaaatatatacatggTATGAATGTTGATTGATTGAGAAAATCAAACTTTGATTGATTGAGGAAATCAAGTTTTGACTAATTGATTGTGAAAATGAAgctttgattgattgatttaggAAATCATAGTATGACTGAGTAAGAAAATTATGTTGACATCCCCCTCAAACTCAAGGTGATAGAGTAAGGACCAAATTGAGTTTGGAAAAGAGATCTTGGAAATGACTCAAAACATGTGACTTGGTGAAGATATTCGCAGTTTAGTcattagaacaaaaaaaaaggtGAGTCGGATGATATCATTCACGATATGTTTTGATTGATGGTTGCACTACTGTTTGGATAGACTGTTGCTGATATCAAAAGTACAAGGAAATAGATTTGGTGGCAACTGGTAATGACAAAGGCAAGTAAAGCTAGATTAACGATCGATTAATCGAGTTGTataagaaatgtaacacccccTCCAGAAGTACTATCCTCCAAAGAAAGATATCACGAAATTGACTAtttgaatattacttttattaaaacatataattaaacttgtaaaataattgaataaaaactttatttattaaactttgcAAATTTGCCAAAATACTCTTGTTAAAGACCAAAGTCGGAAGCGTACAAAAGATGTCATAACTCAAAACATAACTAAAAGATAATAATGTATagtcaaatatataaataaattcatgataaagtaaaaactcataaaagctaaaatgatagaaatgtcCTCACAACTATATGCCTTCTAACCACCCCTCCTTCTACAGTCGTCATGATTACTTGCACTTGCACATATGAAAGTAGGGGAGTGAGTGACAAAACATTCAGTAAGTAAGAGACTTTGttgataaattttacttaaatcccTAAATTACCCTTAATCTGGACTCATGCTATCTCTATCATCCAAAGTCGACATTAAACTCTCATGTTGATGATAGTGGCTCCTATAAATCATCACTGTGTTGATATTGTACTCTAGGGAAAATCTAGAATGTACATCTTAACTCTTGAATTAAACTAAATGCCATTTGGTTACTAAAGAACCACTCCCTAGATCCCTAGTTAACATAACTATACTTAATTCAATGAAAGCATCTGAATCTAAAAGTTATAATTGAAACTATATACTAGGtcgatcaaatcaaatcaaacacaaagatttgacaccttggtcATGTGAGTTGTCTCTTTGTCCCACTACACCAATCTATATCTCAGCTCGATTCTACTATAAGCAAATACCTTACTGTGGGTATAGTATCCTACTATAAATGTGCCCCACTATGGGTATAAGGAATATGTAGTCATTGTCCTCTCATAAAGATCCTATAATGTCTAATATGCATATGCCTCGAGCCTTATTTGACCTTGACTCGCTCTCGCTTCCACCTAGAATGCATCTCATGCCTTGCTAATCTTGCTTCTTAGGCAGGTGAGGTACTTTTATGTACCCAGAATCTCTGGACTATCTTTCATGATGACCTTTTAAATTCTAATCTAATTCCCttactcttttctttcttttgtccTATACATATGGGTGTGTAACTTTGGACACATGGGGTGTGTCCTTTAAATTTCTAATGCATAACCATTCTCCTTGTGGCCTGTCCCTATGTGTTATTTTTCAACACACACAGAGATGTGTACTTTTACTAACATGAGCGTATGCccttttagatttttttcactttcctttCTAAAACTCATTTAAATCATGCCACTTTGCAAGGGTATTTAAGTCATTTTCCCCTACACACAATCGTGCGAAGCTACACACAGGAATTCAACATGTCATAGATAATTGTTCATCAATCAACGACACCCAACAGCCAAAAAACCTTGGAAAACTCAACCTAGATCCCAAAATTCATGCATACGAGCATGTGTCTCACGCCACACAACCATGTGGCAAGTCTAGGAAGCAGAacatagatataattttgatttttgaatgatttctACACACTCAATCGTCATTTACTCATTCCCTAGCACAAAACAAAGGCCAAATATTATCATGATCGAATTGTAACTCAACTTAATATCCAAACTATCAAGGATCGCTAATCACGATAGtaaaaaactcaaccaaacaACAGGGagtataataatacatcataactTTCTTCTTTACAATACCATTAATCATTCATCCATTCTAATAATCCAAACATACAATTTTGCAGGTAACATTACTAGCAATCTAGTCATCAACATAATCATCAAGTAAAACAACatacataaaatcaattaataaaacatgACAATGTAACTCTATCCCTCTCTTCATGGAATCATATCAACATCATCATAAAAATCAATCTCATAACAAAGGAAATTCCTCCTAGCCACATGGATCTCAAGTCGAATTGAAAAGACAATTCCTACTTACCTCTAATCCATAAGAGTTGAAATGCACAAGTATGTTCCCTTCTCTCTATACTTTCTATCTCCACACTGTCGAAAAACGTTCATTATAATTATCGCATGGAAGTCAGATAGTCAATCTCAAAATCCCTCATAGTCTCAAGATAGTTTATGTATTCAGGATAAGAATAAAAACCCCTAAAATGCAATGAACGCGCCTTATATAAACTTGAAACTGCACATAACACACACGGGCATGTATCTAGGACACATGACCGTGTgtcactaaatttgaaaattatgcaaaaatGATCTTATTCGGTTGACCTGGCAATGACACACAAGCATAGCCTCACtatacatgaccatgtgtcactgaaaactcatactttgactttcaaattacattaaattatttatacatcaaATAAACTTATgcataaagactattttacccttgagaCATATATGTAATGTTACAAGAGACAACAACGAGGCACACTGATGAGTGATAGTGACATAACACTGTGCAAAAAGTGCAAAGAAAAACTGGAAACCAAAGAGTGACATAACATTGTACAcaataaagccaaaaagaaaCTAGAAATTAGTGAGTCACAGTGACATAACATTGTACACAACCGAGCAAAGAAAAAACTAGAACCAAAGAGTGACAATGATATAACAATGTGCATAACCAAGCAAAGAACAAAATTGGAAACTAGTGAGTCACAATGATAGAACATTGTGTACAACAGAGTgaaaaaacaagaaatcaaTGAGTCACAATAATAGAACATTTTGCACaacaaagcaaagaaaaaaattgaaaacagatGAGTCATAGCGATAGAATACTATGCACAACAGAGTaaagtaaaaattgaaaaattataagaaaattagaaaaatcctaaaatattttatatgaggGGCAAATGTGGGTCTTATGTTGCATATTTGCATATTGTCCACTCCTATCCTTGGTAGGACTCGAACCTTGGTGGATCTGATACCATTTtatcaatagaaaaatattgtttggtattttatttcatttgatgTAAAACAGTTTGCATAAAGGGATATTTATACAAGAATGAAAAATCTATACATGATATGAATGTTGATTGATTAAGAAAAACAAACCCTAATAAATTGATCgaaaaaatcaaactctaattgattaattgaaaaaattatgctaacaatctgtttttctttttatatatataaaattaactttaaaaaaagatataaagctaaaattacaagaaaactACCATTTTCACATATCGAAGAGTCAACTAGACAAATTcacattcaattttttaaccGATGTAACCTAGAAAGAGTGTAAATCATATTCATATCTTTACCAATATTATAATTTCGAAAGTATGAGAATCAAGACATGAAGATTTTGtattaagatgaaaataaaataattatgaaacgagtttttttttaaatatgattagtACTAAGTGTTtcgttaataattaaaacttgTAAAAGTTATTATAACATGAAACTTGTAATACAAATTTATACCTGAAAATGTTATAAGCAAAACAAACTATTTTCCCATTCACCCATAAACTGTAGAGAGGATCTAAAATCAATTATAAGACCCTAATAAATGACACCTTCAATTCCCCCTCAAATATTTGTCTAGCTATAGAAGAGAAGGATGTGTTTCCACAATTATATCGAAAAAAAAGGCAGATATTGAATCTTTAATATTAGCTATAGCATTACATTTTAAAgtagtattaatttaaaataaaaaaataaattaagtgtATCCTTGAAACACTAAGaacatctttaaaataaattctaaattataaaaattaattctataatagactttaattttttttcaaggaAAAAATCTCCTTTCTTTCATCCTCggatttttatagttttttttttcttattttattttatttatatattcaattatttcataAGAATTGTAGaaagattttgttaattaattgttactataaattatttaagatatctaattttgagtctaatgatgtgtcataatgtaattgaatattattatataatttattagttaTTCAAAGTCatccaattacataataatatattatctggatagttaattaaatactcaaaattgtatcatgtaattttattatttttctttccttagcTTCCCTTTACACTACTTCATTAATTGTATAAATAGTATTTGTTTCTCTTTGTTAGCTTTTTAACATTAATcctcaattatttttttatttatataaaatacaaaaaaaagaaaagaaaacttatCAAAATCGTTAAATATGCACAATGTCCAAGCATTTCCTAAAAATATGGTGAGGACTGACCAAAATAAAAGAATCCTATAACTGTTTTTCGACCATCATCTCTAAATTTAGCATCTCTTTTCTAGCTATTAGACTTTCTATCTTCATTCTCTCAGGAAATTGGAGAAGAAGCTCTCTCGAATACGTTCCCAAATTGGATGTCAGTTTCCCATGAGATGTTCTTGCTCTtagcttgaaaaaaaaaatctcatcattcCCATCAATATCAAGCTTTCTAGCCTGACATCTCATGGGAAACTGCATATCCAACCATAAAAACTCCATTGCTTCGCACAAAAAACGACATGGAAGGCCTTCACAGAAACCCATTTCTCAGAAATTTAAGCTTCCTAGGCCTTCACAGATCCAGCATATAATTTCAAACCCTAATGAGGGTAACATCTACGAGAAATACAAGCTTGGAAGAGAATTAGGGCGCGGTGAATTCGGGGTGACGTATCACTGTGTTGAAATGGAGACAGGTGAAGCTTATGCGTGCAAAAGGATTGCCAAGGAGAAGCTAAAAACAGATATGGATGTGGATGATGTGAGGAGGGAAGTGGAAATTATGAGAAGTTTGCCTAAGCATCCCAATATTGTGAGCTTCAAAGAGGCTTATGAGGATGAAGAGGCTTGTTATTTAGTCATGGAGCTCTGTCAAGGCGGCGAGCTCTTCGATCGGATCGTTGCTAAGGGACCTTATACTGAACGTGCTGCTGCTAAAATTGCCAAGACCATTTTGGAGATTGTCAAGGTAATATTTTCTATGAATTTTGGATGTACTGCTAAGATTTTGCTTGTTTTTTCTTGCTATACGATTCCTGTTTCACCCATTTTCAGAAAAGCAATTCAgaagaacaatgttatatgtgtccattttaaatacctaaatatgttgatattattttatctttaattcaaaatgataTCCGattgcacatagttttattgttttcggaaatttagtaatattttgttGAGAAAGAATAATATTTGGCGGGAAATAAGCAATCAACAGAAGTAAGAGGGATCAAAATGTTAGTTAAACatagaaaattctaatatatttgaattataatacaaatatattggATGTGATGGATTTCCCCTCTTTTTTAGTCAGATTCGCTATAGAACTCATTGCTCTAGCTAGTTGTCCACTATTTCCTAGTGTAATTTCTATGTTATATATGATCGTGCTAAAGGGCATATCAATTGAAGCAGATtcgtttttttataaatcagaACCTCTTTCCAAACTGTACAAGCTTAATGATATTTATACAGATggatcttttatatatatatatatatatatatatataattaaagtacCACGTGAGTAGATATATAGGAATCCAGATCTATCAAATCACTCATGTTATGATCTTCTATATCTTAGGTCTTCTAGTTCCGTCATATAACTTATGCTCTTTATAACTCTATGAAATTACATCAACACTTCCACGTATTATGGGTAATGTAGGagatgaaacaaaacaaaatattatatttattagaatattatatacaattaaGTTATTTCAAGTGTACTTGgagatataaaacaaatttacatagctcaaaaagtataaaatgcaaccaagaaaaatttaataaggaacaagttatatatttaaatatattataaaattttgagcaATGTTGTGTGtgttcaattttaaatatccaattgGATACTTTAAACCAGAGGCAAGTagttttttgtaaatttttatgtaGCTTTTTGTATTCATATGgccttaattataatttgacatcATATTTGAACTTCTCTAATATTGAATACTGAATTGTTAATAATTTGAGATATTAAGCGGCTTCTGAATTGTCACTTATTGCAGGTATGCCATGAAAATGGAGTGATACATCGGGACTTAAAGCCGgagaattttttgtttgcagATTCCGGTGAAAACTCCCAACTAAAGGCAATTGATTTTGGCctctccatattttttaaaccagGTGGTTAAGGCTCTGCATGTATTGATTAATTAGTTGCTTCAGAATTATATATGATTGAGCTTTAAATTTGGGTGGCAGATGAACGCTTCAGTGAAATAGTTGGCAGCCCGTATTACATGGCGCCTGAGGTTCTCCGGCGGAATTATGGACCGGAAATTGATGTTTGGAGTACTGGTGTAATCCTTTATATCTTGCTTTGTGGAGTTCCTCCATTTTGGGCAGGCAAGTTTCTTTTAAATGTGTTTTGTTCGGTTTTGCTCAAATTTGAGAAAATCTGTTGCTTCAATGCATTAATTCATTAAGAGATCAAAACGTGTTGTTTTGAgaatatatattaagaaaaattctTCTAATCATGTCTTATAAGTTGGATGGGTCCAGACTGAGTTCAGTATTTAGCTAAAACAAACCacactcaaatttgagttggcTTGAATCTAGCAAGTTGCAAGAAAGTTGTTGATAGTTTTATTTCTCTAgtgattttcttctttttcgatgatttttttctttgataactCTTCTTCTTACTTTTGGGTACTTTCTACCGGTGTCTTTGGCAGGCTTACCGCTAGCTCAAATCGGACTTCTTAGATTCAAACTAAGCTTAAATCaacttatatttaaatttaactcaatttgaatttaccCCTacttataaattgaattaacattcgaaaggtgtttttttttttttttttggaagttAACATTTGGATTTTGGTACGAGTGAATGCAGAAACTGAGCAGGGAATAGCTCTTGCAATAATCAAAGGGTACATAGATTTTGAGAGGGATCCATGGCCAAAGATTTCCCAAGAAGCAAAAGATTTGGTGGAGAGAATGATTGATGCAAATCCATACGATCGGCTAACAATTCAACAAGTTCTTGGtatgttttttaattgaaaattatttataaatttttagaacacTTTCAATAGAAGAcgttttgttttataaatccTCTGGTCGTGTTTTGTGAAGAGCACCCTTGGATACAAAATGAGAACCATGCTCCTAATATTTCCCTGGGAGAAAATGTGGCAGCAAGGATTAAAAATTTCGCCTTGATGAATAAGTTCAAGAAGAAAGTTCTAAGAGTAAGTTCATCTTCAACAAATTTTGCTGTATTTTATGTATTAGGAGAGTATTGTGCTATCAACTTCATAATGTTATTATCCATAATACTTCATGTTTAAACAGTTTGATACTAACGAGTACCTACGAAGCACAAAAATGCATTCTACAATGTGTTTCaacgttttcaaaatgttttcaTTTTCGAAATATTCTGAAACTAGTACGAAATGTTTAGGGGTATTtcgaaaatataaaactttgattGAGTGTACAGTTCATTATTCCTAAAacattgttgtattttttaaagatatattgttttttttttaaaaattggtatttatgacaaataaacttatattttacatgtttctaCATATTTTAcgtttttattcttatatttttgaaaaatgacgAACACAAACAAACTAAAGTATCATCTTGTTGGCGGTTGATTGCAGGTGGTAGCAGACAACTTGCCAAATGAACAATTAGCAGGATTAAAGGAGATTTTTTACATGATGGACAAAGACAACAATGGAGACTTGTCATTTGATGAGCTCAGAGATGGCCTCAATATGATTGGCCATCAAGTTTCTGATCCTGATGTCAAAATGTTAATGGAAGCAGTGAGTTCTGTTTATTCActtcttttcttcttgaatGCATTTGCaaaactcaattacataataactcATTACCCAATTGCATACTTAAAATTGAGTGAATATAGCATTGCTTTGTGAAATATATAAGACTAGTTGGATTGATTTTGTAGGCGGATACGGATGGAAATGGGTGTTTAAGTTGTGAGGAGTTTGTGACAATGTCGGTTCACTTAAAAAAGATTGAGAACGATGAAGATTTGTCTCAAGCTTTCAATTACTTTGACAAGGATCAAAATGGGTTTATTGAGTTTGATGAATTGAGAGAAGTTTTACTAGAGGATAATCTTGGTCCCAACAATGAACAAATCATTCGAGATATTTTGACAGATGTTGATTTAGATAAGGTAAACCAATCCTTCTCAAACTCCTTGTTTTATTTATACAGTATAAGTGGGTacaatcaaacacaaataaactaAGGTAACTCCATCACATGAAGATatctcaatttaattatattactcTCCATTTTACattgtatttctttttcatcttcgtGGTAGAGTGCTTTGTTTTTAAACTAATACAAATTTTGCTTTTCTTTGTGATTACATCACCAAAAATTGTTTCCGAAAAATCAaaacatggtttttttttttcccataaatattattgatatgatgaaatgtttgattaataattttaaaaaaactctttGATATTTGAATgcgaatattttcttttcttatcctAAAGTTAaaacccatttaatattatgtaCCATCCCCAACATGTTTTCTGGTTGAAAAAACTATggaaacatattttatttatacatgtacAAATATTAAACACAAACGGCTGcaaacaaactaatatattgttgattaaaaactttttatctctaactcaaaatcacttaaatatataattacaaattagtttatttatacttattaatacCACAATTTGTATTTGAAATATCATTGCACTAACAGTAAATACTatcaatataaacaaattaatatcatcatataatttaatattattttattt contains:
- the LOC123221016 gene encoding calcium-dependent protein kinase 24-like, giving the protein MGNCISNHKNSIASHKKRHGRPSQKPISQKFKLPRPSQIQHIISNPNEGNIYEKYKLGRELGRGEFGVTYHCVEMETGEAYACKRIAKEKLKTDMDVDDVRREVEIMRSLPKHPNIVSFKEAYEDEEACYLVMELCQGGELFDRIVAKGPYTERAAAKIAKTILEIVKVCHENGVIHRDLKPENFLFADSGENSQLKAIDFGLSIFFKPDERFSEIVGSPYYMAPEVLRRNYGPEIDVWSTGVILYILLCGVPPFWAETEQGIALAIIKGYIDFERDPWPKISQEAKDLVERMIDANPYDRLTIQQVLEHPWIQNENHAPNISLGENVAARIKNFALMNKFKKKVLRVVADNLPNEQLAGLKEIFYMMDKDNNGDLSFDELRDGLNMIGHQVSDPDVKMLMEAADTDGNGCLSCEEFVTMSVHLKKIENDEDLSQAFNYFDKDQNGFIEFDELREVLLEDNLGPNNEQIIRDILTDVDLDKDGRISFGEFRAMMKAGTDWKMASRQYSRAFLNALSTKLFNDKSMKTLTIPNRQPSIKV